A single window of Coffea eugenioides isolate CCC68of chromosome 7, Ceug_1.0, whole genome shotgun sequence DNA harbors:
- the LOC113778323 gene encoding peptide methionine sulfoxide reductase-like, with amino-acid sequence MYKLLAQTNSKAEIPDYLFESPSAASCPSEFLSDAVFAGDKFWDLEAAYGRVDGVVKTAAGFCGGRIRKPSYREVCEGKSGHTEAVKVTYDKRKIAYGFLCDMFWETHDPTNKDFLNFGLGTHYRSAIFHATDQERKEAQQSKIRRQMKLNRRIVTKIIPYSGEFYLAENHHQKYHLQKHCWLCESLSLRSTCNFVESQIACKLNGVLAMEGKFIIDELGRVAESYQLPKQSISACEEIIGSIKRNLDENIHKSTIVS; translated from the exons ATGTATAAGCTGCTCGCACAAACAAATTCTAAAGCAGAAATTCCTGATTATCTTTTTGAGAGCCCTTCAGCAGCTTCTTGCCCCTCGGAGTTTCTTTCTGATGCAGTGTTTGCAGGAG ATAAATTCTGGGATCTTGAAGCTGCATATGGTCGAGTTGATGGAGTTGTCAAAACTGCTGCAGGTTTTTGTGGTGGAAGGATCCGTAAACCTTCATACAGAGAG GTTTGTGAAGGAAAAAGTGGCCACACTGAAGCCGTGAAAGTAACGTATGACAAGAGGAAAATCGCGTATGGATTTCTCTGTGACATGTTCTGGGAAACTCATGATCCAACCAATAAGGACTTTTTG AATTTTGGATTAGGTACGCATTATAGGTCAGCTATATTTCACGCAACAGATCAAGAGAGGAAAGAAGCACAACAGTCAAAGATCAGAAGGCAGATGAAGCTTAACAGACGGATTGTAACAAAGATCATTCCATACTCGGGTGAATTCTATCTGGCTGAGAATCATCATCAGAAGTACCATCTGCAGAAGCATTGCTGGCTTTGCGAAAGCTTGAGCCTTCGAAGCACTTGCAACTTTGTAGAGTCCCAGATTGCTTGCAAACTAAACGG AGTCTTGGCGATGGAAGGGAAATTCATCATTGATGAACTGGGAAGAGTTGCAGAAAGTTATCAGTTGCCAAAGCAGAGCATTTCAGCATGTGAAGAGATCATAGGGAGCATAAAAAGAAACCTCGACGAAAATATTCACAAATCAACCATTGTTTCTTAG
- the LOC113778319 gene encoding LEAF RUST 10 DISEASE-RESISTANCE LOCUS RECEPTOR-LIKE PROTEIN KINASE-like 2.4 yields MHSEDRLPTLSFFLMITSFTLLHIPKSFSQDQQQFETCSEPFRCGNIDFTYPFWGGDRPESCGYPGFNLSCQGNVPRFTVGPLAYRILSSVDTSSQTLTVARDDLWDNNCPQYFLNTTLNFNIFSYPNTVDNIILFYNCTTANILQRPNQFNCTVNSTTPTANFFQTSSAANSNTRSACTDNIRVPINRAAFPSLFSNTAIFNTTDLRAALTTGFPLRYEANNTACNNCSNTGGRCGYDTRSNSFACYPNRNGGKSGLGTPGGLLTVVAVCVAGIILLGGILYCFLKRCSSWEAVIYWKSDEGNNQQVEAFMRNYGSVAPKLYKYSEIKKMTNSFSKKLGHGGYGSVYRGKLSDGRLVAVKVLNDTTGNGEEFINEVASISRTSHVNVVNLLGFCYDRTKRALIYEFMPNGSLDKFIYQKRSSGDMTKDCQLEWKTLYEIAVGTARGLEYLHKGCNTRIVHFDIKPQNILLDKDFCPKISDFGLARLCKQKQSILSTIGARGTAGYIAPEVFCRNFGGISHKSDVYSYGMMLLEIVGLRRKIGTDSEQTSERYFPDWIYEHLELGKDLEIQGVVNEEEEDTSRKMILVGLWCIQTNPTDRPSMGKVVEMLEGSLEHLKIPPKPFPESPPVARESTQESWTSSI; encoded by the exons ATGCATTCCGAGGATCGCCTTCCAACCCTTTCGTTCTTTCTGATGATCACCAGCTTCACTTTACTTCACATCCCGAAATCTTTCAGCCAGGATCAACAACAATTTGAAACCTGCAGTGAGCCGTTTCGGTGTGGAAATATTGACTTTACTTATCCATTCTGGGGTGGGGATCGCCCGGAAAGTTGTGGCTATCCAGGTTTCAATCTAAGCTGCCAAGGGAACGTCCCTCGGTTTACGGTTGGCCCCCTTGCATACCGGATTCTCTCCTCTGTAGATACCTCATCTCAAACTCTTACTGTTGCCAGAGACGATCTGTGGGATAATAATTGTCCTCAGTATTTCCTTAACACCACCTTGAATTTCAACATCTTCAGTTACCCCAACACCGTCGATAACATCATTCTGTTCTATAATTGCACTACTGCCAACATCCTTCAACGGCCAAATCAGTTTAATTGCACTGTCAATAGCACCACACCAACTGCCAATTTTTTCCAGACAAGTAGTGCAGCCAACAGCAACACACGTAGTGCTTGTACTGATAACATCAGGGTTCCCATTAATCGCGCCGCATTTCCGAGTCTCTTCAGTAATACGGCCATATTCAATACTACGGATCTTCGAGCCGCACTTACCACCGGCTTTCCTTTGCGATATGAAGCAAATAATACAGCCTGCAATAATTGCTCTAACACAGGTGGCCGGTGCGGGTATGACACTCGTTCCAACTCATTTGCCTGCTATCCCAATAGAAATG GCGGTAAAAGTGGTCTCGGCACTCCAGGAG GCCTCTTGACTGTCGTTGCTGTATGTGTTGCTGGGATCATATTACTTGGGGGCATATTGTACTGCTTTCTCAAAAGGTGCTCATCGTGGGAAGCAGTGATCTACTGGAAGTCGGACGAAGGGAATAACCAACAAGTCGAAGCATTCATGAGGAATTATGGATCAGTTGCTCCGAAGCTGTACAAATATTCAGAAATCAAGAAGATGACcaattcattttctaaaaaattaGGACACGGAGGATATGGTAGCGTGTACAGAGGTAAGCTATCTGATGGCCGTCTGGTGGCAGTAAAAGTCTTAAATGATACCACTGGAAATGGAGAAGAATTCATCAATGAGGTCGCGAGTATCAGCAGAACTTCCCATGTTAATGTGGTCAATCTCTTAGGTTTCTGCTACGACAGGACTAAGAGGGCACTAATCTATGAGTTCATGCCTAATGGATCCTTGGATAAATTCATATATCAGAAGCGATCATCCGGGGATATGACTAAAGATTGTCAGTTGGAGTGGAAAACGTTATACGAAATTGCGGTTGGCACTGCCCGAGGTTTGGAGTATCTACACAAAGGTTGCAACACAAGAATTGTTCACTTTGACATAAAGCCTCAGAACATTCTGTTGGACAAAGACTTCTGTCCCAAGATCTCTGATTTTGGTCTGGCTAGATTATGTAAACAGAAACAGAGTATATTATCAACGATTGGCGCCAGAGGAACAGCCGGATACATTGCTCCAGAAGTATTTTGTCGAAATTTTGGTGGCATTTCTCACAAATCGGACGTCTACAGTTATGGGATGATGCTTCTTGAAATTGTCGGCttgagaaggaaaattggaacTGATTCAGAACAAACAAGTGAGAGATACTTTCCAGATTGGATATATGAACATCTAGAACTTGGGAAGGACCTGGAGATTCAAGGTGTCGTGAATGAAGAGGAGGAAGATACTTCAAGAAAGATGATTTTAGTAGGACTGTGGTGCATCCAGACGAATCCAACAGATCGTCCATCAATGGGCAAGGTAGTTGAAATGCTGGAGGGTAGCCTTGAGCATTTGAAAATCCCCCCTAAGCCGTTTCCAGAGTCTCCTCCTGTGGCCAGGGAGTCCACCCAAGAATCTTGGACATCATCAATTtaa
- the LOC113778324 gene encoding LEAF RUST 10 DISEASE-RESISTANCE LOCUS RECEPTOR-LIKE PROTEIN KINASE-like 2.4, whose product MPFTLTLIQSLLVTPVICFAFFALSFCDGVAPTATTFINCDKTFNCGSITNVTFPFTGGDRPDHCGLPEFRLTCQQPNNVAELTHNSVTYRVLQLDQTLKRLTLSRSDLYNNTCLSHFTNSTLNSTFFSIGDLDDDALSIIYRCNSSAMSIKPQNLFSCSIPGVNFTDAYYIVGPIPSDPILRFINCSVSVTVPILRSAGARLVSNEISLSEAVMQVLA is encoded by the coding sequence ATGCCTTTCACTCTCACTCTCATTCAATCTCTCCTCGTCACACCAGTTATCTGCTTCGCCTTCTTTGCGTTGTCGTTTTGCGATGGCGTCGCCCCTACTGCCACCACTTTCATTAACTGCGATAAAACCTTCAACTGCGGCTCCATCACCAACGTCACCTTCCCCTTCACCGGGGGAGACCGCCCCGACCACTGTGGACTTCCCGAGTTTAGACTCACCTGCCAGCAGCCCAACAACGTCGCCGAGTTGACTCACAACTCCGTCACTTACCGAGTCCTCCAACTCGATCAGACCCTCAAAAGATTGACCCTTTCCCGCTCGGACCTCTACAACAACACCTGCCTATCCCATTTCACCAATTCCACCCTCAATTCGACCTTCTTCTCCATCGGCGACCTGGACGACGATGCTTTGAGTATAATCTACCGGTGCAATTCCTCGGCTATGTCTATTAAGCCCCAGAATTTATTCAGTTGTAGTATTCCCGGAGTGAACTTTACGGATGCTTATTACATAGTCGGGCCGATTCCCAGTGACCCCATTTTGAGATTCATTAATTGCAGCGTCAGTGTTACGGTGCCAATACTGAGGAGTGCCGGGGCGAGGCTCGTGAGTAATGAGATAAGTCTTTCTGAGGCTGTAATGCAGGTTTTAGCGTAA
- the LOC113778322 gene encoding alpha/beta hydrolase domain-containing protein 17B isoform X1, with protein MGGVTSSIAAKFAFFPPSPPSYTVVADNSCGGKLCIPEVPRRDDVDVLKLRTRRGNDIVAVHVKHPKASATMLYSHGNAADLGQMFELFVELSLRLRVNLMGYDYSGYGQSTGKPSEYNTYADIDAIYKCLKEQYGVKDEQLILYGQSVGSGPTVDLASRIPNLRGVVLHSPIMSGIRVLYPVKRTYWFDIYKNIDKIGMINCPVLVIHGTADEVVDCSHGKQLWEHCKQKYEPVWINGGGHCNLELYPEYIKHLKKFVLALGKSKPVTNGTEKVSVDSNNQNKATESTTKDTFELRADVPEISRNSLDSRLEKSKKPNKTEKSRMSTDRVDRFRRKKGLVW; from the exons ATGGGTGGGGTGACGTCATCAATCGCGGCTAAGTTTGCTTTTTTCCCACCTAGTCCTCCGTCGTACACGGTGGTGGCGGACAACTCTTGCGGCGGAAAATTGTGCATACCTGAGGTCCCGAGAAGAGACGACGTCGACGTACTGAAGCTTAGGACTCGACGTGGAAATGATATAGTGGCCGTCCATGTGAAGCATCCAAAGGCATCGGCTACTATGCTGTACTCTCATGGTAATGCTGCGGATTTAGGGCAGATGTTTGAGCTCTTCGTCGAATTAAGTCTTCGTCTTCGGGTTAATTTAATGGG ATATGATTACTCTGGCTATGGACAATCCACTGGAAAG CCCTCTGAGTATAATACATATGCGGATATTGATGCAATATATAAATGCCTGAAGGAGCAAtatggagtgaaagatgaacaGTTGATACTGTATGGTCAATCTGTTGGCAGTGGGCCAACTGTTGATCTTGCATCTCGCATACCAAACTTGAGAGGTGTCGTCTTACATAGTCCAATTATGTCAGGGATAAGAGTTTTGTACCCTGTCAAACGGAcatactggtttgacatatacAAG AATATTGACAAGATTGGTATGATAAATTGTCCCGTCCTGGTGATTCAT GGAACAGCAGATGAAGTTGTTGATTGTTCTCATGGAAAGCAGCTTTGGGAGCATTGCAAGCAAAAGTATGAACCCGTATGGATAAATGGTGGTGGCCATTGCAATCTTGAACTTTACCCCGAGTACATAAAACACTTGAAAAAATTTGTATTGGCACTTGGTAAATCAAAGCCTGTGACAAATGGTACTGAAAAAGTATCAGTTGACAGCAACAATCAGAACAAAGCAACTGAAAGCACTACCAAGGACACATTTGAACTGCGGGCTGACGTTCCAGAGATTTCTAGAAACAGTTTAGACAGTCGACTTGAAAAATCCAAGAAGCCAAACAAGACTGAGAAGTCCCGCATGAGCACAGATCGTGTTGATAGGTTTAGGAGGAAGAAGGGTTTAGTCTGGTGA
- the LOC113777937 gene encoding LEAF RUST 10 DISEASE-RESISTANCE LOCUS RECEPTOR-LIKE PROTEIN KINASE-like 2.4, whose amino-acid sequence MKSQLLPETPFPSVYTILLLTLFIQFPSILGNNTEWYTSCTNLFSCGGISGVDYPFWGGNRPQECGHSGLELMCEDSTPTIEIMNVKYRVLQVNPSSQILRITRNEFVIKDICPEKLVNTTLDANLFEYASGYVNLTIQYGCPSLNIPVPAQIACNINGITYQNVYVVPGAQGPGTCRASIFFPIHSTAFGGITVELSILGQVMASGFEVRWKVDSMQCNECRNSNGSCGYDLKSNQFTCLCPGNQASGHYGCTSTSTDEISSPHESMVVSEEPESLLNLILSYLSPSIDASCWFPIHVTCH is encoded by the exons ATGAAGAGCCAGTTGCTCCCGGAGACACCCTTTCCATCTGTGTACACCATCTTACTACTGACTCTCTTCATTCAATTCCCTTCCATTTTAGGAAACAACACCGAATGGTACACCAGCTGCACCAATTTGTTCAGTTGCGGGGGAATCAGCGGCGTTGATTACCCTTTCTGGGGTGGCAACAGGCCTCAAGAATGCGGCCATTCTGGACTAGAGCTCATGTGTGAGGATAGCACTCCAACCATCGAGATTATGAACGTGAAATATCGGGTTCTTCAAGTCAATCCCAGTTCTCAAATCCTCAGAATCACCAGAAATGAATTTGTAATCAAGGATATCTGTCCAGAGAAATTGGTGAACACCACCCTCGATGCCAATCTTTTCGAGTATGCTTCGGGATACGTCAATCTTACTATCCAATACGGCTGCCCCTCTCTGAATATTCCTGTCCCGGCTCAAATAGCCTGTAATATCAACGGAATCACTTACCAGAACGTTTATGTCGTTCCGGGGGCTCAAGGGCCTGGAACTTGTCGGGCGAGCATATTTTTTCCAATTCATAGCACAGCTTTTGGAGGAATTACTGTAGAGTTGTCAATTCTGGGGCAAGTAATGGCTAGCGGATTTGAAGTGCGATGGAAAGTGGATAGTATGCAATGCAATGAGTGCAGGAATTCGAATGGCAGCTGCGGCTATGACCTCAAATCCAATCAATTTACTTGCCTATGTCCCGGAAATCAGGCCTCTGGTCACTATGGATGCACAAGTACCTCAACTGATGAAATAAGTAGCCCGCACGAGTCCATGGTTGTTTCAG AGGAACCAGAATCATTGCTGAATTTAATTCTATCGTATCTCTCCCCGTCTATTGATGCTTCGTGTTGGTTCCCTATACATGTGACATGTCACTAG
- the LOC113778322 gene encoding alpha/beta hydrolase domain-containing protein 17C isoform X2 has protein sequence MGGVTSSIAAKFAFFPPSPPSYTVVADNSCGGKLCIPEVPRRDDVDVLKLRTRRGNDIVAVHVKHPKASATMLYSHGNAADLGQMFELFVELSLRLRVNLMGYDYSGYGQSTGKPSEYNTYADIDAIYKCLKEQYGVKDEQLILYGQSVGSGPTVDLASRIPNLRGVVLHSPIMSGIRVLYPVKRTYWFDIYKNIDKIGMINCPVLVIHMKLLIVLMESSFGSIASKSMNPYG, from the exons ATGGGTGGGGTGACGTCATCAATCGCGGCTAAGTTTGCTTTTTTCCCACCTAGTCCTCCGTCGTACACGGTGGTGGCGGACAACTCTTGCGGCGGAAAATTGTGCATACCTGAGGTCCCGAGAAGAGACGACGTCGACGTACTGAAGCTTAGGACTCGACGTGGAAATGATATAGTGGCCGTCCATGTGAAGCATCCAAAGGCATCGGCTACTATGCTGTACTCTCATGGTAATGCTGCGGATTTAGGGCAGATGTTTGAGCTCTTCGTCGAATTAAGTCTTCGTCTTCGGGTTAATTTAATGGG ATATGATTACTCTGGCTATGGACAATCCACTGGAAAG CCCTCTGAGTATAATACATATGCGGATATTGATGCAATATATAAATGCCTGAAGGAGCAAtatggagtgaaagatgaacaGTTGATACTGTATGGTCAATCTGTTGGCAGTGGGCCAACTGTTGATCTTGCATCTCGCATACCAAACTTGAGAGGTGTCGTCTTACATAGTCCAATTATGTCAGGGATAAGAGTTTTGTACCCTGTCAAACGGAcatactggtttgacatatacAAG AATATTGACAAGATTGGTATGATAAATTGTCCCGTCCTGGTGATTCAT ATGAAGTTGTTGATTGTTCTCATGGAAAGCAGCTTTGGGAGCATTGCAAGCAAAAGTATGAACCCGTATGGATAA